Proteins encoded in a region of the Podospora pseudopauciseta strain CBS 411.78 chromosome 6, whole genome shotgun sequence genome:
- the SRP68 gene encoding signal recognition particle subunit srp68 (EggNog:ENOG503NWNZ; COG:U), whose protein sequence is MSKISPTPVSVLTPLPVTSWARASTQITTPATSTTGTAGMDITKFVVSHREKALLYGDYSTYHTSLSKKILNCRKKLNIATKKRGTFHPRNQVTAEQVAEDHDYIHLQLLTAERTWADAMAVKAAHSVETKGIGGKTRSHIVSRLEKGARTAEQLAEVLTQTASGASSVDILEARAYAALLRGAALFEKQHWEPCLKSYSVDRIIYSALSTSAKNDIFKDLLSETIDPSIRYAAYQAQIPRTQPIAEIALKYFQHAGPELAAHIEKQNPAVLQHGDADAKQGAGGAPATLTWRGREVKIEDAAIAIAWAAVGAEKAKLADKLSSAGSLAPRELAGAYDDILVTSQDAVDATKQAIDELKSEGVPQSDSRMQSLQITRTAVNFEMISWRIGRNRALIGQDDGARLNFGAPSKKKKKQEQEQEQAEEALEQKGRDLTPGRQIAKLKEKVVLYDGILQSVESIKELPGVANDQELSAQLEATSQYFTALKCLAISRSHAIAGNTVNALALVKHALDQCTAALPALSASDDGKPAPRNIQVTSQHAGLLRDILGGELQRSRALVEIHSLNKSASASQTGGAGKPLSSQLFNYPTGGVDLNNIVTYPPQLEPIPVKPLFLDVAWNYIEYPAKQQQQQQQQQQQQQQQQRPAAAVQDKSKGTKKEPEPEAKPQKRGWFGFGR, encoded by the exons ATGTCAAAAATTAGCCCCACTCCTGTGTCGGTGCTAACACCGTTACCCGTTACCTCCTGGGCCAGAGCCTCGACACAAATCACAACACCGGCGACATCGACGACAGGGACAGCCGGGATGGATATCACCAAGTTTGTCGTTTCCCACCGGGAGAAGGCCCTTCTCTACGGCGACTACTCTACCTACCATACCTCGCTCTCCAAAAAGATACTCAACTGCCGCAAGAAGCTGAACATTGCGACCAAGAAACGGGGCACATTTCACCCCAGGAACCAGGTCACTGCTGAACAGGTTGCCGAGGACCATGA CTATAtccacctccagcttctgACAGCCGAACGAACATGGGCCGATGCCATGGCCGTCAAGGCGGCGCACTCGGTTGAGACGAAGGGCATTGGTGGAAAGACCCGGTCGCATATTGTTTCTCGTCTGGAAAAGGGAGCTCGAACTGCCGAACAACTGGCCGAAGTTCTCACCCAAACCGCGAGCGGCGCGAGCTCTGTCGACATCCTCGAGGCCCGCGCATATGCTGCTTTGCTCAGGGGTGCTGCGCTATTTGAGAAACAGCACTGGGAGCCTTGCCTGAAGAGCTACTCCGTCGACCGTATCATCTACAGTGCGCTTTCTACCTCGGCTAAAAACGACATCTTCAAAGACCTCCTGTCCGAAACCATCGACCCGTCGATTCGGTATGCTGCCTACCAAGCCCAGATCCCACGGACGCAGCCCATTGCCGAAATTGCGCTAAAGTACTTCCAACATGCTGGCCCAGAGCTCGCGGCGCACATTGAGAAACAGAATCCCGCCGTTTTGCAGCACGGTGATGCGGATGCGAAGcagggagctggaggcgcTCCTGCAACGCTCACCTGGCGTGGACGTGAGGTCAAGATTGAGGACGCTGCAATCGCTATTGCTTGGGCTGCGGTGGGTGCGGAAAAGGCAAAGCTGGCTGACAAGCTGTCGTCAGCCGGGTCCTTGGCTCCCAGAGAGCTAGCTGGGGCATATGATGATATCTTGGTGACAAGCCAGGATGCTGTCGATGCTACCAAGCAGGCCATCGATGAGCTCAAGTCTGAGGGTGTCCCACAGAGCGATTCTCGCATGCAGAGCCTCCAGATCACCAGGACTGCTGTCAATTTCGAAATGATCAGCTGGCGCATTGGACGCAACCGTGCCTTGATTGGTCAGGACGATGGAGCGCGGTTGAACTTTGGTGCCCCtagcaagaaaaagaagaagcaagagcaagagcaagagcaAGCCGAGGAGGCTCTCGAGCAAAAGGGCAGAGATCTCACCCCTGGCAGACAGATTGCCaagttgaaggagaaggtcgTGTTGTACGACGGTATCCTTCAGAGTGTTGAGTCTATCAAGGAGCTGCCTGGTGTTGCAAACGACCAGGAGCTTTCCGCTCAGCTCGAGGCCACATCGCAATACTTTACCGCTCTTAA GTGCCTCGCAATATCCAGATCTCATGCCATTGCTGGAAATACCGTCAACGCACTTGCCTTGGTCAAGCATGCGCTCGATCAGTGTACCGCCGCCCTTCCAGCTCTGTCTGccagtgatgatggcaagCCAGCGCCAAGGAACATTCAAGTCACGAGCCAACACGCTGGGTTGCTCCGAGACATTCTCGGTGGGGAGCTTCAGCGGTCCCGCGCTCTGGTTGAGATTCACAGCTTGAACAAGTCGGCGAGTGCTTCGCAGACCGGCGGCGCTGGTAAACCGCTGTCTTCCCAGCTCTTCAACTACCCAACAGGCGGTGTCGATCTGAACAACATTGTCActtatcctcctcaacttGAGCCTATCCCTGTCAAGCCCCTGTTTTTGGATGTTGCGTGGAACTACATCGAGTATCCcgccaaacaacaacaacaacaacaacaacaacaacaacaacaacaacaacaacaacgcccaGCGGCTGCTGTTCAGGATAAGAGCAAGGGGACTAAGAAGGAGCCAGAACCAGAAGCAAAGCCGCAGAAGAGGGGCTGGTTTGGTTTTGGAAGGTGA
- a CDS encoding hypothetical protein (EggNog:ENOG503NW6B; COG:S) — translation MLERAATTLEPCSSLQRILPSARHCLQTRRQLHTAFWQHGAYDFELFDACQAILRAPRSEPAPTRPSSRNKQTPEPIMASVFLLDFLYPRGAVAMLRRMYPVLPKRLEPIAKVHQPFSRLFMSSYQDRNQGPPSSQVGARGPPDQTQTQYYEEDGEAEFQAPSWEENDAEVWTLEDYKRLPAVERLEVFIDNKTFRGNYERIWETFAELSPEVQMHFRPKVIRALATSARPLEAWRVQELFAVYDVEEWTEENVLAQIRADLVTGNLTSALAVFKAGLELHGYGQPLDLLVAYGISANNWDLVMKAWRMYTEVFTTGVDVPIAWLSLPAEPAMSGGTKVNRSGEFSADLLAEAPTNTVHQGGDVPASMRSGSGQWNYVSTPAVKYTQLSTISDLPARIRHHFSKLSKAHQKLPKEQRPLRGLFRHVARNSLHLFQPTVAELILDHAADSASYEAYIVHLAEQGRVKEAEQQYMRYRSLKDLKPRAAVLHAIVPAYYPDHVQGMERLREDWYRGYPHPDEVAYKKFLTYYAKRGDLRSFLSMTKEYEEHYDPNLQKDPMYVRTLMHAHAVRGDPDSARLVMEDAAETLGYQPGRMEQNILLKAYYNEGDYDAALDLFSRMWEMNNVDQYALTTVMKNAGWRGDLSFVLELFAMAKERNIPFSLTMMTCLVEAYCKNDRYSEAENLAIDITKENKLEGDYVHMWNLLIRFNAKRRDLSAVNRLLGAMSQRNVTYNQDTYSGLLLTLLYCRQAHHAMHLLHVARTQSGFEPTAHHYTLLIAAFMYSGEPIMAQKILKMMKDMNFPQSAKLMATAISVLSRYEDIPPALRHENDARGYLRRALNYFYQVLDLERKGSPDARRDMINIYSKMTFVLTQMRRFTTIKDIIALHNARWPRQSTLQKVPLKLLHDIMLADFHEGNYDRLQETWDIILERTVKRGMSVMAQAGPMSQEDQKVMVAQKYRLCDPLKTMQRFYLESEDADGLINLIDTVRAKGFELDSKNWNYYVQGLARLKRWRLAFSICEDRLMGQWLGWQTDRAANMEMWKLPVEVRRLASDPKRPRPIAHTLFILAKEYMDLEKITPWSNDALREFRLIKKSAPRVVQAITNIAAGHPLEREIFGDDEGYRSRLKYVPPPLERRGRRRRELVGEEGEEEMKERKAEAQKAALARQQAMIRRMAERIAAEQVAKEQAGEVEWEERNGEEEEEEEEGEDEY, via the coding sequence ATGCTAGAGAGGGCGGCGACTACCCTCGAGCCGTGCAGCAGCCTCCAACGAATTCTCCCCTCCGCCAGACATTGCTTGCAGACCCGCCGCCAGCTCCATACGGCATTTTGGCAGCATGGAGCCTACGACTTTGAGCTTTTCGATGCGTGCCAGGCCATCCTGCGCGCTCCTCGGTCCGAACCCGCCCCGACCCGACCTTCGTCCAGAAACAAGCAAACTCCGGAGCCCATAATGGCTTCGGTATTCTTGCTCGACTTCCTGTACCCGAGGGGTGCCGTGGCTATGCTGCGGAGGATGTATCCGGTCTTGCCGAAACGACTCGAACCAATAGCAAAGGTCCACCAACCATTTTCTCGGCTGTTCATGTCTTCATATCAGGACCGAAATCAAGGGCCACCAAGCTCCCAGGTAGGCGCCCGAGGGCCGCCAGACCAGACGCAGACGCAGTATtacgaggaggatggggaggcaGAGTTTCAGGCGCCGAGCTGGGAGGAAAATGATGCAGAGGTCTGGACTTTGGAAGACTACAAACGACTCCCAGCTGTCGAGCGACTGGAAGTTTTCATTGACAACAAAACATTTCGCGGAAACTATGAGAGAATTTGGGAGACTTTCGCTGAGCTGAGTCCGGAAGTGCAGATGCACTTTCGACCAAAAGTCATTCGCGCATTGGCAACCTCGGCCCGCCCCTTGGAAGCGTGGAGGGTTCAGGAGTTGTTTGCGGTGTATGATGTAGAGGAGTGGACAGAGGAGAATGTTTTGGCCCAGATACGAGCAGACCTCGTTACTGGAAACCTGACCTCGGCTCTTGCGGTTTTCAAGGCTGGGTTGGAGCTGCATGGCTATGGTCAACCTCTCGACTTGCTCGTTGCGTATGGCATCTCGGCCAATAACTGGGACTTGGTGATGAAGGCTTGGAGAATGTACACTGAAGTTTTCACAactggtgttgatgtgccTATTGCCTGGTTATCGCTGCCAGCCGAGCCCGCCATGAGTGGTGGGACCAAGGTCAACCGCTCAGGCGAGTTTTCTGCCGATCTACTAGCTGAAGCTCCCACAAACACGGTTCAtcagggtggtgatgttccCGCCTCAATGAGATCGGGTAGTGGGCAGTGGAACTACGTTTCTACACCCGCCGTGAAGTATACCCAGCTATCCACGATATCAGACTTGCCTGCTCGAATTCGACACCATTTTTCAAAGCTCTCCAAGGCACATCAAAAACTGCCCAAAGAACAACGGCCTTTGAGAGGGCTATTCCGGCATGTGGCGAGGAACTCATTGCATCTATTTCAGCCTACAGTTGCCGAGTTGATTCTGGATCATGCTGCGGATTCAGCCTCCTACGAAGCGTACATCGTCCATCTCGCAGAGCAAGGCCGTGTGAAAGAGGCCGAGCAGCAGTACATGAGATATAGATCTCTGAAAGATTTGAAACCACGGGCCGCCGTCTTGCATGCCATAGTGCCCGCCTATTACCCCGACCATGTGCAAGGCATGGAACGTTTGCGCGAGGATTGGTACCGGGGCTATCCCCACCCAGATGAAGTGGCATACAAAAAGTTCCTCACATACTACGCCAAGAGGGGCGATCTAAGGTCTTTTCTGAGCATGACCAAGGAATATGAGGAGCACTACGATCCCAATCTCCAAAAAGACCCCATGTATGTTCGGACACTCATGCATGCCCATGCGGTACGTGGAGACCCCGATTCTGCTCGGCTCGTCATGGAGGATGCTGCCGAGACTTTGGGCTATCAGCCTGGTCGCATGGAGCAGAATATCTTGTTGAAGGCTTACTACAATGAGGGTGACTACGATGCCGCTCTCGATCTCTTCTCACGCATGTGGGAGATGAACAATGTGGATCAGTACGCTCTGACGACGGTGATGAAGAACGCCGGCTGGAGAGGTGATCTTTCCTTCGTTCTCGAGCTTTTCGCAATGGCCAAGGAACGCAACATCCCCTTCTCGCTTACCATGATGACCTGCTTGGTTGAGGCCTATTGTAAAAACGATCGTTATAGCGAGGCCGAAAACCTTGCTATCGACATCACAAAGGAGAACAAGCTCGAAGGGGACTATGTTCACATGTGGAACTTGCTCATCCGTTTCAACGCCAAACGTCGAGATTTGTCGGCCGTCAACCGCCTTTTGGGGGCCATGTCACAGCGAAATGTCACGTACAACCAAGACACATACAGCGGCCTTCTCCTGACTCTTCTCTACTGCCGCCAAGCACACCACGCCATGCATCTGCTCCACGTTGCCCGGACGCAGAGTGGCTTCGAACCGACTGCTCACCACTACACGCTTCTCATTGCCGCCTTCATGTACAGTGGCGAACCGATCATGGCGCAAAAGATTCTCAAGATGATGAAGGACATGAACTTTCCCCAGTCAGCCAAGCTCATGGCAACTGCCATCAGCGTCCTCAGCAGATACGAGGATATCCCACCAGCCTTGAGACACGAGAATGATGCCCGTGGCTATCTCAGAAGAGCACTGAATTACTTCTACCAGGTCCTCGACCTGGAGAGAAAGGGCTCTCCCGACGCGCGGCGTGACATGATCAACATCTACTCCAAGATGACCTTTGTCCTGACCCAAATGCGGCggttcaccaccatcaaggaCATCATCGCCCTTCACAATGCGCGATGGCCGCGGCAGTCGACCTTGCAGAAAGTCCCGCTCAAGCTGCTCCACGACATCATGCTGGCAGACTTTCACGAGGGGAACTATGACCGACTGCAAGAGACGTGGGATATCATCCTTGAGCGCACGGTCAAGCGCGGCATGTCGGTCATGGCTCAGGCGGGTCCGATGTCTCAGGAGGATCAAAAGGTCATGGTGGCGCAAAAGTATAGGTTGTGCGACCCCCTCAAGACGATGCAGAGGTTTTATCTCGAGAGTGAGGATGCTGATGGGCTTATCAACCTCATCGACACTGTCAGGGCGAAGGGGTTTGAGCTCGACAGCAAAAACTGGAATTACTACGTCCAGGGTCTTGCCAGGCTGAAGCGGTGGCGATTAGCCTTTTCGATTTGCGAGGATAGGTTGATGGGTCAGTGGCTTGGCTGGCAGACGGACAGGGCGGCGAATATGGAGATGTGGAAGCTACCTGTGGAGGTGAGGCGGTTGGCTAGCGATCcgaagaggccgaggccgatTGCACACACGCTGTTTATTCTTGCGAAGGAGTATATGGACCTGGAGAAGATCACGCCCTGGTCGAATGATGCGTTGAGGGAGTTTAGGTTGATCAAGAAGAGCGCGCCGAGGGTGGTGCAGGCTATTACGAACATTGCGGCAGGGCATccgttggagagggagatttttggggatgatgaggggtaTAGGAGCCGGTTGAAGTATGTGCCTCCGCCtctggagaggagggggaggaggagaagggagttagtcggggaggagggggaggaggagatgaaggagaggaaggcggaGGCGCAGAAGGCTGCGCTGGCGAGGCAGCAGGCCATGATTAGGAGGATGGCGGAACGGATTGCTGCTGAGCAGGTTGCTAAAGAGCaggctggggaggttgagtgGGAGGAAAGaaatggggaggaggaggaggaggaggaggagggggaggatgagtaCTAA